One part of the Desulfobacterales bacterium genome encodes these proteins:
- a CDS encoding shikimate kinase yields MNIYLIGYRCSGKTSVGSYIASIMGTPFIDADQELVKDAGMPISKIVDDKGWDFFRELEKQTIKKISGFSQKHVVATGGGVILKAENIEVMKKSGVVIWLKVNSETIKKRMFLDETTKEFRPSLTSKSLDKEIEDTLLERIPLYEKAKDFSIETDNISIEDTAALIKDYLIRTKN; encoded by the coding sequence ATGAATATATATTTAATCGGCTATAGATGTTCTGGCAAAACTTCAGTAGGAAGTTATATTGCATCTATAATGGGTACTCCATTTATTGATGCAGATCAGGAATTAGTGAAAGATGCGGGAATGCCCATATCAAAAATAGTTGATGATAAGGGGTGGGATTTTTTTAGGGAACTTGAAAAACAAACTATCAAAAAAATTTCTGGTTTTTCCCAAAAGCACGTAGTCGCAACAGGGGGCGGAGTTATACTTAAGGCCGAAAATATTGAGGTTATGAAAAAAAGCGGCGTCGTAATATGGCTTAAAGTTAATTCTGAAACTATTAAAAAAAGGATGTTTTTAGACGAAACAACAAAAGAATTTAGGCCAAGTCTTACATCAAAAAGCCTTGATAAGGAAATAGAAGATACTCTTTTAGAAAGAATACCGCTTTATGAAAAAGCCAAAGATTTCTCCATTGAAACAGATAATATTTCTATAGAAGATACCGCAGCATTAATAAAGGATTATTTAATTAGAACTAAAAATTAA